The DNA sequence CAACGGTATCGTTCAGCGATGATGTCACCATCGGTGGCAAAGAACTCAAAGCGGGTAACTATGCTATTTTTACCAAACCAGGTGAAACCGTTTGGGAAGTAATTTTTTATTCAGATGCCGAGAATTGGGGTACTCCTAGAAAATGGGACGATGCAAAAGTGGCCGTTACCACCAAGGTTGAGGTAATGCAAATGCCAATGCCCATCGAGACCTTCACGATCACTATTGATGATCTGCACAATAATGGAGCTACTTTAGGGATGCTTTGGGAAAACCAATACGTAGGCGTGAAGTTTGAAGTACCCACTGATAAAAAGGCGACCAAAAGCATAGAAGCTGCAATGTCAGGGCCTTCGGCCAACGACTACTATGCTGCCGCAGCGTATTATATGGACGAGGGAAAAGATCTGGCAAAGGCCAAAGAATGGATTGATAAGGCGGTATCAATGAACGACAAGGCCTTTTGGATGATGCGCAAACAATCGTTGATCTATGCCAAAATGGGCGATAAGCAAGGGGCCATTGCAGCGGCAAAGAAATCATTGGCAGTCGCGGAAGAAGCAGGTAATGCTGACTATGTCAAATTGAACAAAGATTCCCTGAAAGAGTGGGGCGCCCTATAAAGGAAAAGAATATTTATTTCTTGAAAACCCTGACCATATTGCGGTCGGGGTTTTTTATGCTTCAAAGGCAGGGTTCCGCAGCCATCGGTCAAAAGTTTCAAGGATAATCGCAATGAGAATGACCAATGCACAACCAAATGCGTTGAGCCATAGATAAGACATCCAGTCTTGGCTCCACCCGATAATGACGATTATTTGCGTTATGATGGCCGCAATGAAAACGGCATTGCCTTTGACAAACTTAAAAAAGAAAGCAAGAAGAAAAATACCCAGTACGTTGCCGTAGAAAATAGAACCAATAATGTTGACCAATTGTATTAGATTATCAAAAAGATTGGCCACACAAGCTATGACAATCGCAATGACACCCCATAACAAGGTAAAGGCCTTGGTCGCCCTTACATATTGGCTTTGGTTCAACTGGGTCTTTTTGTTGCGTTTATACAGATCAATGGCCGTTATGGTCCCCAGGGCGTTTAATTCTGATGCTGTTGAAGACATGGCCGCCGAAAGGATCACGGCCAATAGAAGACCGACCAGACCTATGGGCAAATTGTTCAATATGAAGTGGATGAACACATAATCTTTGTCATTGGTCTCGACCGTACTGTCTGCTTGGGCAATCAACGTTCTGGCTGCATCACGGTTACTGCTTTCCTTTTTGTTCAAGTCGACCATTTTGATCCGTGCCTCTTCGATGGCATTGTAGTCTTTGACGCCCCATGCCTTTGAGAATTCATTTTGGGCCATTCTCTTTTCGGTTTCCAGCTCTTTATGCCCTTGCTCAAGTTGCCGGTAATCTTCGGCATAAGTAGATGACAAAACGGCTTCGCTGGCCGCAGGATTGAAATTGAGCGGTGAACTATTGTACTGATAGAAAACAAATACCATTACGCCCACCAAAAGAATGAAGAACTGCATGGGTATTTTTAAAATGCCATTGAAGATCAAACCCAATTGACTTTCACGTACTGATTTACCCGAAAGATAACGCTGTACCTGACTTTGATCGGTGCCAAAATAGGCAAGGGCCAGAAAGAAACCACCCGTAATGCCACTCCAGAACGTGTATCGATTCTGGGTATCAAAATCGAAGTTCAGAATATTCAATTTTTCATTGGCCCCCGCAATTTTCAATACCTCCCCAAAGGTGATGTCAATGGGTAGCGACCCCAATATGAAGAAAAAGGCGAAAAACATGCCCACCATGATAATGAACATCTGTTGTTTGTGGGTCACGCTCACTGCCTTGGTGCCACCAGAAACGGTATAGATGATGACAATAATACCAATGATGATGTTTAGCGTTCTCAGGTCCCAGCCCAAAACGGCCGATAAGATAATTGACGGCGCAAAAATCGTGATACCCGCAGCAAGCCCGCGCTGTATCAAAAAAAGAATAGCGGTAAGGGTTCTTGTCTTGAGGTCGAACCGTTTTTCAAGCAGTTCGTAGGCCGTAAATACTTTAAGCTTGTGATAAATCGGTACAAAGATGGCGCAAATGACGATCATGGCCAATGGAAGCCCAAAATAGAATTGCACAAAGCCCATACCATCGTGAAATGCCTGACCCGGGGTCGAGAGAAAAGTAATGGCACTGGCTTGGGTGGCCATCACCGAGAGCCCTATGGTCCACCAACGGGCCTTGTTGCCCCCACGTACGTAGTCGTCAACACTTTTGCTGCCCCTGGTTTTCCAGACACCGTAGCCGGCTATGAACAAAAGTGTTCCGCTAAGAACTACCCAGTCAAGTATCACCATAGGTCAAATATTTCCCCGCATTAAAAAATGGAAAATGATGATATACATTGTATTGAGCAACAGTACTAATGTATATTCCCATTTCCAAACAAACTTTGTGAGTAGTTTATCCTTTGATTTCATCGGTCGATTGAACATTTTCCTTTCCTATCGAAAGCATGTTGGCAAACAATTTGAACGCCCCGGGCACTCCTGCCGGCAGTTCCCTAAAAAAACTAAGCCCAGTGTAGATATAATACCCTTTTCCATAGGGAGCTACCAAAAGGCTCCCTTTCTTGGCATCTTCACCCTCGTCTGCCATCGATAGTATGGGGGTGAACTCATCGCCCCATTCATTCGGGAAGTAAAGGCCCCTTTCTTGTACCCATCCGTCAAAATCACGCTCGGTAATCTGATTGGGGAAGTTGACAAGGGCATGACTTTTGGCGAGTATTTCTACAGGTGCGTTCTCATTGGTGACCCGATCCCTAGAAATTTTCAAGGGGTAGGGAGCAATGTTCTCAAACTGTGTTCGCCAACGATTGGCAGTATTGTACTGTACGATGAGGTTACCACCGTTCTTTACGTAGTCTAATATATGGGGTTGCTTGAATTTTAATTTCTCTATCACATTGTAGGCCCTGATGCCGACCACGATACCATCATATTTATAGAGAACGCCTTCGTCGATGTCATCGACATTTAGGGTGTGCACCTGATAACCGATTTGTTTCAGGCTTTCGGGAACCTTATCGCCAGCGCCCACAATATAACCGATATGCTCGCCTGTTTTTATGATGTTGAGGCGTACTACTTTTGCCTTTGCAGGTAAAAGCACATATTGTTTGGGTATATGGTAATAGGCTATCTCATTCAACTCTTTGTCAAAAACAGTACCCTCAGCCATTATCTTTGGGCTGATGGTACCTTCACTGTCTTGACTAGGTGGAGTAATCAAAAAATCAATGGTTTTTGTCTCTCCCTTTTGAGATAGGGCAAAGGTTGCCCTAGATGGCGAAATCGACCAACCTACGGGGTGTTCTATGGATACCGTGCCCGAAACATTTTCTTTTTCTGCACGAACTATTACAGAGACTGTTTTTGGATCTGCTTTTGGAAAAATGAGCACATCTTCCGCAAAGGAAGCCGTTACTTTCGGAAGTACCACAAACGGCTCATACAGTTCGCCCTTATCAGGTTTTGAGTATCTATGTACGACGGGCTTTTCAAATTCGATTGCTTTATCGTCAAAATTCAGCACAAAAGTGGCCTTGAAGGCTGGTGGCGTTTCGGGTTGGCCGATCAAATCGGTATCTGAAACCTTGTACATGCCCATGCTTCCATTTTCCCGTAACCAATACGGACTCGTATAGTTCTTTTTTTCGGGAACCTGAAAGTTCAACTTCAAGTCTTTCTTCATGTTTTCTTCGAGCACCATATCAGGAGAAAGTTGGGCGTACGTATCTGAAATCGTTATGGATTCAAGTTTCACGTTCATGGCACTACGGTTTAAGACCTCGATGTTGACTTCAACAGAATCGCCCTGAAATGTGGTCGCCGATGTGGCACTGGCCTCTAAATAGAGACCCAAACAGGCCAAGATGATATCTTTCAAATGCCCGGTCTTCAATTTTCGCCAATGATCGTCCTTCACGTTTTGCAATAGTTCAAAGGCTTCCAGTAGCTTGGGTACATGAACGCTTGGGTTTTGAAAATTAAAGGTTCTCTCGATTTCATTTAAAATGGCGCCAACTACCGCACCGCCTTCGATCCTTGACCATGAGGTGTCGATTCCATCAAAAAGATCGGTCTTATCTTTGGGCAGTGAACCCTTGATGAGTTCGACATACTCGTCTTGAGATCCCCTTGTCGACATTCTGCCGAAACCCTGACAAAGGTGTTGACTACTGGCCAGAGAAGCGATTTCATTGTTTGAAACCCCAAGTTCAGGATAATAAACCCCTACATCCAATTTCAACATTTTCGATTTATCGGCCTTTTCAAAATTTTCTTGACTACCGTAAAACCACCATGAGGTATTGAAAAAGATACGCTCGGGCCGCCATGTGTCTAGATGTTCAAGTTGCTCGTCGTAAGCATTGGGGTCGCCCGCGAGCTCAAAGGCTTCTAGACCAAGCATGGCTGATGCGGTATGGTGACCGTGCGTTCTACCGGGTGTTCTATGGTCAAAGCGGTTAATGATGACATCGGGCTTCAATTCGCGTATTGCCCTCACCATATCGCCCAGAACGACTTCTTTGTCCCATATTCTAAAGGTTTCATCAGGACGCTTTGAATAGCCGAAATCGTTGGCCCTGGTAAATCGTTGTTCTCCGCCATCTACTTTTCTGGCCGCTAGTAACTCTTGTGTTCGAAGCACTCCCAAAAGTTCTCGCAATTCCGGACCAATAAGGTTTTGCCCACCGTCGCCCCTGGTGATCGATAAATAGGCGGTTCTGGCATTTACATGATTTGATAAATACGAAATGAGCCGTGTGTTTTCATCATCGGGGTGTGCCGCTACATACAATGCGGTACCCAAAAAATTCAATTTCTGAAGCTCATGGAATATTTCAGAGGAAATTAGCTTTTCAGGTTTTTGGGCATTTGATGATAGAGAGAAAGAGGCTATGATGAAACATACTGCCCAAAACTTCTGCATAGTCTATTGTTTAAGGGTATCGGCCAAATATAGAAATATTAACAACCAAGGGCCTGTTATTTAGAACTTCTTTAACAGCTCAAAACAGCTGTTCAAGATCATCTTCGGTGGCCACCTGTTTTTGAATCAATACGACCCCTTTTTGTAGTAAGAGGTTGTTGGGGTAGGTCAATAGTTCACCGTTGTCTTTGATGAGATTCATATGAAAGGCCTTAATGTCCAAAATGATGGCCTCTTCAGGAAATTCTTTGTCTTGAATGCGAATGCGGTCCCCTATCTTGAAGGGAAAGTAAAAGAATAGAATGATGCCCGAAGTGATATTGCTCAAAATTGACCATGTAGCAAAAAGGGCTACCCCGATAACCGCAAATATTGAGGATAGCATTAGCCCAATTTCTTGAACATTGATACCCCAAACCAACACTAGAACAATGAGTAAGACCATAAACAAACCGAAAGTGACATACTTGACGACCAATCGGGTACGTACACGGTTGATCTCACTGATCCGGCCTACTCTTTTTATGGTCTTGACCGATAGAAATCGTAAGATCGCAAAGGCCAGCAAACAAATCAGGGTGGCCAGCAATTCACTTTGATGGTTAAAGAAAAATTCTCTCATGGTCGGTTACAGTCCAAGTGTATCACGAAGTACGGTATATTTATTTGAATTTTGCCGCCAATAGGGCGTTTTTAGTAGTTTGATCTTTGTTGCCTTGGTAGTCAACAGCGTTGCATTTTTTCCAAATCCACTTTTGAACTCTTCTGACCAATTTTCTATCGTATGCGGAAAATCATTGGCGAACGTAATCGAAAGTGTCCTATCCAATTCAGGATAGTGGAGGGTATAGGTTGAAGTCTCACCATCCTTATCAAGATTGGCCGTAGCCCCATAGCCCTTTACCTCTTTATGCCCCAATCGGATATATTCTAAAGAAGGGACCACATCTAGATCGCCAACTGGCAAATCATCGGGATTGATCCTGATCTTGTTCCAAAGTTCGTTTTCAAGTATTTCTTTTTGCAGTGAAAAGCTTTGATCGGCCTCGCTTTCAAAATAACTGTGCGAAGTAACCTCGAACTGATCACGGTTGTTGATTTGGGCGTAGACCTGACCACACCATTCTTGTGCGCTGAAACTGGTCTTCAGTGCATGTTGGTTGTCATGAACGGGGTAAAAGGTGCTGCTCATTATCGAATAGGGGTAGATGCCCGTCAGATATTTTTTGGTCGCATTGAGTTTTAGCACCGGTACATTGTCTTGATTGCTTCGGTCTGCTTTTACCTGTATCTCCGGTAAAAAGGGCTCGGTCACAAAAATGAGCACTGCCGTGCCCTCACGCATTTCACCGTAACGGGCCTGCTCTAATTGATAACTAGTGATTTCGGCCTCCCCGGCGTACCAATAGTCTTTGAATATTTTGGATACAGGTCTTTTGGCAACTTTTTTCTGCGATGTTTCTATAGCTTCTGTATTCACTGCCAAATCTTGTGTGTCTTTGACCGTGTTTTCCTTACAAGATTTAAACCAAACCGTTACGGTAGCCAACAGTATGATGAAAAGCTCAATACGAATCCATTTTTTCATAATTGGGATTTTTCTTAAAAGTAATGATTACCACTTAGCAAACCATATGCATTAACGTTTCGTAAACCAAATGTGTGGGCAACCCGACCACATTGGTATAGGCCCCCTTGATCTCTTCAATCCCTATAAGGCCGATCCACTCTTGAATGCCATAGGCCCCTGCTTTGTCATAAGGCTCGCATTTTTCGATATAGAAGGCTATTTCGTCTTCTGTAAGGGCCTTGAATTTTACATGTGTGGTATGATTGACGGTTTTCTGCTTGGCATTGGTGGTGAAGCAGACCGAGGTGATTACCTCATGCCAGTCATCTGAAAGGGTTTTTAGCATTTTAAAGGCTTCTTTGGTATCTTTTGCTTTTTCAAGTGAATTTTCTTGATGCCAGACCACGGTATCTGAGGTGATCAAGATGTCATTGTCATCAAGCTCACCTAAAAAGGCCTTTGCCTTTAGTTGGGCCAAGTAATCTGAAATCTCACTGGCCTTTAATTCTTCTGGGTAGTGTTCGTCAATGGGCTTGGGACGAACTTCAAAATCCAAACCAAACTCCTCAAAAAACTTTTTGCGACGCGGCGAGCCCGATGCTAGTATAATCGTGTGGTTTTGAAGCCTTTTGGCAAGTGGATTCTCAATCATTGGCAGCACTGAAATTAGCATTCCAATTGCCGTGAACCTTCATGACCTGTTCGATGATGTCACGTACACAGCCCTCTCCTCCGTTCTTGTGCGAAACGTAGTCGCTTATAGCCTTGACCTCTGCCGCAGCGTTTTGTGGACAAGTAGCCAAGGCCACCCTTTTCATGGCAGGAATGTCAGGTAGGTCATCGCCCATATAAAGAGCGGTCTTTGGTTCAATATTGTAACTATCCAGATACTCTTCCAATGGCTCTTCCTTATGATGGGCCCCCAAATAAATATCGGTAATACCAAGCCCTTTGAGCCTGTCTCGAACCCCTTTGTTGGTTCCTCCTGTGATGATACAAACATTGTACCCCTTCAGAAGAGCAGCTTTCATGGCAAAGCCATCTTTAACGTTCATTGTTCTCAGCAGCTCGCCATCATTGGTGATCAAGACCGAACCATCGGTCAAAACACCATCCACATCAAAGATAAATGTGGTGATATCTTTCAAATACTCCTTATAGTTTTTCTTCATGTGCCTGTCGAATTGATTCGCTCAAAAGTTGGTATATTTTTTTGTGCAACGGATGCTTCAATTCATCGAGATGGCGTTGCATGGTTTCTATATCGTTCCGCCTTGCGGGTCCGGTCTGTGCTGTTTGTGGATCCAAAAATCGGATTTTATTCGCAGTTTCACCAATCAAGGGCTTCAATAAATCAAACGATACATCATGGTCGCGACAAATTGTTGCTGCAATGGTGAACAGGTGATTGGGAAAATTATTGACGAATACAGCCGATAAATGCAATTGCCTTCGCTGTTTTGAAGAAATTTGATAAACGGAATCTGACAAGGTATCTGCTAGCTTCTCGAGTCTGGCAAGTGCAGTTCGGGTATTGGCCTCTACACAGATCGGAATCACGCTGAAATCAACAGGCCTTTCTTTTGAGAAAGTTTGTAGAGGATAAAAAACACCATATGATAGATGATCGTTTAAGGCGTCGATCGAAACGCTCCCGGCAGTATGGGCCACAATACCTTTTTTATTTCTTAACTGTTGTGCAACTTCAAAAATGGCAGTGTCACTGACCGCCAAAAGATAGAAATCGGCCTGCTTGACCTTTTTCAGGTCGGTTTCAATGATGGCTTCATCTTCAAAGGTGGACAGGACATTTTTGTCTCGCCCCACCACTTGAACCACCGAAACCTTATCAGTGGTCTGAAAAGCTTTGAAAAGATGAAAGGCCACATTGCCTGTGCCGATGATGACTACTTTGAGCATGCCCAAAAATACGAACTTGTACCAAACAGGTTTCACACGACGGTCGAGAATTGGATGCCCTGGTGCCTGTATCGAAATGAATAAGGTGGTTGCCCACAAAAACGCGATGGGTTCGCATTGGGGCAGTTTACTGGAAATTAACAATTTTGTTCAACTTTTTCTTTTCAAAGGCTACCCCATAAATTGCCAAAACACCGTACTTTTGCAAGCCAAAGAACAGGTGCATATGCTCGAATTGTTGAAGAAGTCGTTGTTCTCGACCCGATTGATGGCCGTACTTTTTCTTGTCTTTGCACTGGCCATGGCTTTCGGAACCTTTATTGAAAGCTGGTACAGTACTGAAACTGCCCGTATTTATATCTATAATGCCACTTGGTTCGAAGCCATCATGGTGTTCTTTGTCATTAACTTCATCGGTAATATTTTTCGGTATCGATTGCTTCGTTGGGAAAAATGGCCAGTACTCGTCTTGCACTTATCATGGATACTCATCATTATCGGTGCCTTTGTTACCCGCTATATCAGTTTTGAGGGGGTGATGCCCATTCGTGAGGGCAATTCAGAAAAGGTGTTTTATTCAGATAAGACTTTCTTGACTGCCTTTGTCGATGGGGAAATAGATGGGGAGACCAAACGAAAAATCTTGGAAGATGATATATTGGTCACAGCAGAAGGCAAACGAACCAGTTTGCCCTGGAAAGCCGATTTCAACGGTCAACCCTTTACCATTTCGTTCGTCGGTTTCATTGAAGGAGCAAAAGAGGGATTGATTCTCGATGAGAATGGTCAAGAGTACCTAAAAATAGTCGAGGCTGGTGATGGGCAGCGGCACGAACACTATTTGAAAAATGGCCAAGTTGCCAGCATACACAACATATTGTTCGCCTTGAACAAAAAGACCGATGGCGCTATCAATATTTTTACCTCTGACAGCCTGTATACCGTTCAATCGCCCTTTGCTGGCAATTTTATGAGAATGGCCGATCAGCTACAGGGCGAGGTGATTGTTGATAGCCTTCAAACTTTGCAGCTACGGTCGCTTTATAATTTAGGCGGCATGCAGTTTGTGATTCCCGAACCAGTGGTCAAGGGGTCTTATGGGGTGGTCGAGGTGCCAGAAGATGAAGTGAACGACAACACACAAGATGCCCTTGTGGTGGCGATTTCAAGCAATGGGCAAACAGTTGAAAAGAGATTGTTGGGCGGTAAGGGGCCTGCCAATTTTTCTGGGAAGTTTACCGCTGGTGGGCTCGATTTTTCGCTTCGTTATGGTTCAAAAGAACATCAGTTGCCTTTTGGTATCAGGCTCAACGATTTTATTGCCGAGAAATATCCGGGTACCGAAAAAGGGTATGCTTCTTTCATGAGCAAGATCACTGTTGAAGATGAACGACCCTTTGACTATGATATTTACATGAACCATGTGTTGGACCACAAGGGATATCGCTTTTTTCAATCTAGTTTTCACCCCGACGAAAAGGGCACCGTACTTTCGGTAAATCATGACATATGGGGCACATGGATTACCTATATCGGCTATTTTCTGCTCTATCTAGGCCTTATGGGCATTATGTTCTTTGGCAAAACGCGATTTAAATACCTGACCGATAAATTAGATGAACTGAAAGCCAAGCGCGTGGCCCTGACCATGGCACTCTTCTTTATATCCTTTGGTGCGATAGCACAAGAAGGGCATTCGCACAACACCATGCCGACCCAGCAACAGGTCGATTCAATCATAAAGGCCACTATCGTCTCAGAAGATCATGCGGCCAAGTTCGGTGAGCTAGTGGTGCAAGATGATGGGGGGCGCATGAAACCGATCAACACCTTTGCCTCTGAGCTGTTGCGAAAGCTGCGTTTTAAAGACACTTACGAAGACTTGAATGCCGACCAGGTACTATTGTCGATGATGATGAACCCCGCGGTCTGGTACAATACCGAATTTATCGCTCTCGATAAAAAGGGCCAAAACGATAGCATTCGTAAAGTCATCGGTATTGCCAAAGGAAAAAAATATGTCAAGGTTACCGATTTCTTTGATTCACAGGGACGCAATAAGATGGCTCCCCATCTTCAAGAGGCCTACGCCACCAATACACCCAACAAATTTCAACAAGATTTTAAAGACCTTGATCTTCGTCTTGGCTTATTGAACCGAGCGTTGAGTGGTGAGATACTAAAGATATTTCCGCTATTGAACGACGAGAACAATAAATGGATCTCTGCCATAGAATATCGTTCCGGACAATACCAGGTTTCCGATTCGCTTTATGCCAATTTCATTAAAAATGCGATTCCATTTTACCTATCGACATTACAAAATGCCATTAAAACGGGTGACTATTCAGAACCTGACAGGTTGCTGGAAGCCTTTCACCAAAACCAAAAAAACCATGGTTCCGAAGTACTGCCTTCAGAAAGAAAGGTAAAGACCGAAATTTTGTACAATAAGCTTGATATCTTCAATCGGTTGTACAAATACTATGCGTTGGTCGGTGTTCTATTGTTCTTTGTATTGATTTTCAGAATTTTCAAAGACCGTGAAATCTGGAAGGCCGGTACTTATTTCTTCAAAGGATTGGTCTATCTGTTCTTCGTATGGCATACCGCTGGCCTGATTCTACGGTGGTACATATCTGGCCATGCCCCTTGGAGCGATGCCTATGAAAGCATTCTTTATGTTTCGTGGGCCACAATGGGCATGGGGCTGTTGTTGGGTAGAAAAAATGACATGACCTTGGCCGCCAGTGCATTTGTGACCGCACTATTACTTTGGATAGCCCATCAGAATTGGGTGGATCCGGCAATCGCCAATTTGGTGCCCGTACTGGATAGTTATTGGCTGATGATACATGTAGCGGTCATTGTGGGCAGCTATGGGCCATTGGCCGTTGGTATGATCTTGGGTGTGGTTTCATTGCTATTGGTCACCATGACCACCCAAAAGAACAAAAAGCGCATGGATCATAACCTTAATGAGTTGGCCATCATCAACGAACTGGCCCTTACGGTAGGGTTGGTAATGCTGACCATCGGTAATTTTTTGGGGGGTCAGTGGGCAAACGAAAGTTGGGGGCGCTACTGGGGTTGGGATCCCAAAGAAACATGGGCGCTCATCTCTATTATGGTATACGCTTTTGTGCTGCACATGCGTTTGGTGCCCGGTCTTAGGGGGCGTTGGACGTTCAGTTTTGCAAGTATCCTTGCTTTTTCAAGCATCATGATGACCTATTTCGGTGTCAATTTCTATCTAGTGGGGCTGCATAGTTACGCCAGCGGCGACCAAGTGATCACCCCTTCATTTGTCTGGTATACCTTATTTGGTGTTTTGCTTTTGGGCGGAATCAGCTTGTGGCGTTATAGGTTGCACTACAGCAAATAAATCATTTTTCTTTTTTCGGGATCAAAAAAATCATGCATCTTTGCGCCATCATGAAGTTATAAGAATTATGTACGCTATGGATGTCTTTGGCCTGAGGCCAAAAAATTAAGTTCTGTCCACCCGTAGGGCGACGACATCCTTTTTTCCCTTTTTCAACATAATTCTTTTTTACAATGACAACTTCCAATAAAATTTCTTTAAAACAATTTCTCAGCTATTTCTGGATTGCTGTAACCGGTAAGGAAACCGAATTTACCACAGGTAGTATCCGTAGGGCCATATTTATGCTCAGCATTCCCATGATTCTTGAGATGATGATGGAATCGATATTCGCCATCGTCGATATTGCCTATGTCTCACAGGTCAGTGTGAATGCCGTGGCGACCATAGGGTTGACCGAATCGGTTATCACCTTGGTTTACGCGGTCGCCATTGGCTTGAGTATGGCCGCAACGGCAGTAGTGGCCCGTAGGGTTGGTGAGAAAGACATTAAAGGCGCCCGTGAGGCTGCTGTTCAAGCTATTGCCCTGGGCATTTTGGTATCAATTCTTGTGGGTATCATCGGATTTCTGTACGCCAAAGAGATTTTGGCCCTTATGGGTGCCGAACCCGATTTGATCGCTGAGGGCTACGGCTATACCAAATGGCTTATCGGGGGCAATGCCACCATTATGCTGTTATTTTTGATCAATGCGATTTTTAGGGGCGCGGGCAATGCTTCCATTGCCATGTGGACCTTGGTTCTCTCGAATGGACTGAACATTGTTCTAGACCCTTTTTTCATTTTTGGGTGGGGTCCTTTTCCTGAATATGGGGTCATGGGAGCAGCAGTCGCAACCAATATTGGCCGGGGTTCGGCGGTGCTTTTTCAATTGGGTATCCTATTCTTTGGATGGGGCAAGATCAAGCTCATGGCACAAGACCTTGTGTTGAACATCAAGGTTATGGTCAACTTGATCAAAGTATCTTTGGGGGGCATCGCACAATTCTTGATCGGTACCTCTAGCTGGGTCTTTTTGATGCGCATCATGTCAGAGTTCGGAAGTGAAGTATTGGCGGGCTATACCATTGCCATTCGAGTGATTATGTTCACCCTTATGCCTTCTTGGGGCATGAGCAACGCCGCAGCGACCTTAGTAGGGCAAAACCTTGGGGCAAAGCAGCCTGATCGTGCCGAAAAATCTGTTTGGAAAACAGGTAAGTACAACGCT is a window from the Muricauda sp. SCSIO 65647 genome containing:
- a CDS encoding Rossmann-like and DUF2520 domain-containing protein; this encodes MKPVWYKFVFLGMLKVVIIGTGNVAFHLFKAFQTTDKVSVVQVVGRDKNVLSTFEDEAIIETDLKKVKQADFYLLAVSDTAIFEVAQQLRNKKGIVAHTAGSVSIDALNDHLSYGVFYPLQTFSKERPVDFSVIPICVEANTRTALARLEKLADTLSDSVYQISSKQRRQLHLSAVFVNNFPNHLFTIAATICRDHDVSFDLLKPLIGETANKIRFLDPQTAQTGPARRNDIETMQRHLDELKHPLHKKIYQLLSESIRQAHEEKL
- the ccsA gene encoding cytochrome c biogenesis protein CcsA — encoded protein: MLELLKKSLFSTRLMAVLFLVFALAMAFGTFIESWYSTETARIYIYNATWFEAIMVFFVINFIGNIFRYRLLRWEKWPVLVLHLSWILIIIGAFVTRYISFEGVMPIREGNSEKVFYSDKTFLTAFVDGEIDGETKRKILEDDILVTAEGKRTSLPWKADFNGQPFTISFVGFIEGAKEGLILDENGQEYLKIVEAGDGQRHEHYLKNGQVASIHNILFALNKKTDGAINIFTSDSLYTVQSPFAGNFMRMADQLQGEVIVDSLQTLQLRSLYNLGGMQFVIPEPVVKGSYGVVEVPEDEVNDNTQDALVVAISSNGQTVEKRLLGGKGPANFSGKFTAGGLDFSLRYGSKEHQLPFGIRLNDFIAEKYPGTEKGYASFMSKITVEDERPFDYDIYMNHVLDHKGYRFFQSSFHPDEKGTVLSVNHDIWGTWITYIGYFLLYLGLMGIMFFGKTRFKYLTDKLDELKAKRVALTMALFFISFGAIAQEGHSHNTMPTQQQVDSIIKATIVSEDHAAKFGELVVQDDGGRMKPINTFASELLRKLRFKDTYEDLNADQVLLSMMMNPAVWYNTEFIALDKKGQNDSIRKVIGIAKGKKYVKVTDFFDSQGRNKMAPHLQEAYATNTPNKFQQDFKDLDLRLGLLNRALSGEILKIFPLLNDENNKWISAIEYRSGQYQVSDSLYANFIKNAIPFYLSTLQNAIKTGDYSEPDRLLEAFHQNQKNHGSEVLPSERKVKTEILYNKLDIFNRLYKYYALVGVLLFFVLIFRIFKDREIWKAGTYFFKGLVYLFFVWHTAGLILRWYISGHAPWSDAYESILYVSWATMGMGLLLGRKNDMTLAASAFVTALLLWIAHQNWVDPAIANLVPVLDSYWLMIHVAVIVGSYGPLAVGMILGVVSLLLVTMTTQKNKKRMDHNLNELAIINELALTVGLVMLTIGNFLGGQWANESWGRYWGWDPKETWALISIMVYAFVLHMRLVPGLRGRWTFSFASILAFSSIMMTYFGVNFYLVGLHSYASGDQVITPSFVWYTLFGVLLLGGISLWRYRLHYSK
- a CDS encoding MATE family efflux transporter; the protein is MTTSNKISLKQFLSYFWIAVTGKETEFTTGSIRRAIFMLSIPMILEMMMESIFAIVDIAYVSQVSVNAVATIGLTESVITLVYAVAIGLSMAATAVVARRVGEKDIKGAREAAVQAIALGILVSILVGIIGFLYAKEILALMGAEPDLIAEGYGYTKWLIGGNATIMLLFLINAIFRGAGNASIAMWTLVLSNGLNIVLDPFFIFGWGPFPEYGVMGAAVATNIGRGSAVLFQLGILFFGWGKIKLMAQDLVLNIKVMVNLIKVSLGGIAQFLIGTSSWVFLMRIMSEFGSEVLAGYTIAIRVIMFTLMPSWGMSNAAATLVGQNLGAKQPDRAEKSVWKTGKYNAYFMGFVSLLYLIFAKQIINLFNDTPNVVENGALCLQIIAAGYIFYAYGMVVTQAFNGSGDTQTPTKINFISFWLFQLPVAYLLAIVLGLGSKGVFIAITTAEVLLAVLAMIWFKKGNWKKVQV